The following proteins come from a genomic window of Achromobacter deleyi:
- a CDS encoding aromatic-ring-hydroxylating dioxygenase subunit beta, which produces MLDFPLYYQLTRLYADYAAALDAEQWEQWPEFFLEDCVYKVLPRENHERGYPLATLSFESRGMLKDRIYGATDTIFHDPYYQRHVVGAPRVLSVKGDRIESEANYAVFRTKPNQLTTVYNVGRYLDVIRQTPDGLKFESRLCIFDSELIPNSLIYPI; this is translated from the coding sequence ATGCTGGACTTTCCCCTCTACTACCAGCTGACCCGGCTGTACGCCGACTACGCCGCCGCGCTCGACGCCGAGCAGTGGGAGCAATGGCCCGAGTTCTTCCTGGAGGACTGCGTCTACAAGGTGCTGCCGCGCGAGAACCACGAGCGCGGCTACCCGCTGGCGACCCTGTCGTTCGAGAGCCGCGGCATGCTCAAGGACCGCATCTACGGCGCCACCGACACCATCTTCCACGACCCCTACTACCAGCGCCACGTGGTCGGCGCGCCACGCGTGCTGTCGGTGAAGGGCGACCGGATCGAATCGGAAGCCAACTACGCCGTGTTCCGCACCAAGCCGAACCAGCTGACCACGGTCTACAACGTCGGCCGCTACCTGGACGTGATCCGGCAGACGCCCGACGGGCTGAAGTTCGAATCGCGCCTGTGCATCTTCGACAGCGAGCTGATCCCGAATTCGCTGATCTACCCCATCTGA
- a CDS encoding non-heme iron oxygenase ferredoxin subunit, translating to MTTNWIKAIALADVPDEDVIAVQAGDREIALYGVEGNVYATDNLCTHGNARLCDGFLTGHEIECPLHQGRFDVRDGRALCSPLRDNLATYPVRIEDGVVFVAL from the coding sequence ATGACGACGAACTGGATCAAGGCCATCGCGTTGGCCGACGTGCCGGACGAGGACGTGATCGCCGTGCAGGCGGGCGACCGCGAGATCGCGCTGTACGGCGTGGAAGGCAACGTCTACGCCACCGACAACCTCTGTACGCACGGCAATGCGCGCCTGTGCGACGGCTTCCTGACGGGCCACGAGATCGAGTGCCCGCTGCACCAGGGCCGCTTCGACGTGCGCGACGGCCGCGCGCTCTGTTCGCCGCTGCGCGACAACCTGGCGACCTACCCGGTCAGGATCGAGGACGGCGTGGTGTTCGTGGCGCTGTGA
- a CDS encoding tRNA threonylcarbamoyladenosine dehydratase, whose translation MNPAEEKADIARRFGSLSRLYGPDAPARLQNAHIAIAGLGGVGSWTVEALARCGVGALTLIDLDHIAESNVNRQIHALTQTLGQSKVDAMAERVLAINPECRLTRVDDFVSPENVGQVLPGPYNAIIDCTDQAAAKIAMILHARALGIPMLLCGGAGGKTDPLALRAGDLSAAVNDALLSKLRNKLRREHGFPRASDKNGKALKRVPKMGIHALWFDQPAILPDEWTRQAEAEDDMGASGQAVAPQGLSCAGYGSVVTVTAAMGMAAANEALRLAL comes from the coding sequence ATGAACCCCGCAGAAGAAAAAGCCGACATAGCCCGCCGCTTCGGCAGCCTCTCCCGCCTCTACGGCCCCGATGCCCCCGCGCGCCTGCAGAACGCCCATATCGCCATCGCCGGCCTGGGTGGCGTGGGCTCCTGGACGGTCGAAGCGCTGGCCCGTTGCGGCGTCGGCGCCCTGACGCTGATCGACCTGGACCACATCGCCGAATCCAACGTGAACCGGCAGATCCACGCCCTGACGCAAACCCTGGGGCAATCCAAGGTGGATGCCATGGCCGAGCGCGTCCTGGCCATCAATCCCGAGTGCCGGCTGACGCGCGTCGATGATTTCGTGTCGCCGGAGAACGTCGGGCAAGTGCTGCCCGGTCCCTACAACGCCATCATCGACTGCACCGACCAGGCCGCGGCCAAGATCGCCATGATCCTGCATGCGCGGGCGCTGGGGATTCCGATGCTGTTGTGCGGCGGCGCGGGCGGCAAGACCGATCCGTTGGCGTTGCGCGCCGGGGACCTGTCGGCTGCCGTCAACGATGCCTTGCTGTCCAAGCTGCGCAACAAGCTGCGGCGCGAGCATGGGTTTCCGCGGGCGTCCGACAAGAACGGCAAGGCGCTCAAGCGCGTGCCGAAGATGGGCATCCATGCCTTGTGGTTCGACCAGCCCGCCATCCTGCCCGACGAATGGACGCGGCAGGCCGAGGCCGAAGACGATATGGGCGCTTCGGGGCAGGCCGTGGCGCCGCAGGGGCTGTCCTGCGCCGGCTATGGCTCGGTGGTCACCGTGACCGCCGCCATGGGCATGGCGGCCGCCAACGAGGCCTTGCGGCTGGCGCTGTAA
- a CDS encoding efflux transporter outer membrane subunit, whose translation MKAVSLIYKPAALALVLALAGCGGLLKSDYQTPATQAPAAWSHGAGADAPANALAAGGAWWRNFNDPVLDGLVDGALARNNDLAAAAIRVRRAQLQAGLAQDQLIPQLSGNGSVTRTRNLRGEREITRTNSAELSIGYEVDLWGKLSRQLDAAEWEALASEQDRQSSALSLVGTTATLYWQTAFINQRIASSLESIAYARKTQDLVRAQYAAGGASALELAEAEQTVASQQAAHALLVQQRVEYVNALTILFDGPPDRVMADPQRLPQYPLPQAREGVPAELLGRRPDLRAAELRLRESLSNIDAARASFYPTLNLTGALGSTSPTLSNVLQNPVGTLTGALTLPFLQFNRLNLNLKVSRTDFDERVVSFRQALYQAMADVENALSNRTQLRLQAEQLETSLKAAREAERLYEVRYRAGSVSLRFWLDAQEKRRAAEIARDENGLNRLVNQVKVYQALGGDDEALPVNDSVGMNGR comes from the coding sequence ATGAAAGCTGTTTCCCTGATCTACAAACCCGCCGCCCTGGCCCTGGTGCTGGCCCTGGCCGGCTGCGGCGGCCTGCTCAAGAGCGACTACCAGACGCCCGCGACGCAGGCCCCGGCCGCCTGGAGCCATGGCGCCGGCGCCGACGCGCCGGCCAACGCGCTGGCGGCCGGCGGCGCCTGGTGGCGCAACTTCAACGATCCCGTGCTCGACGGCCTGGTCGACGGCGCGCTGGCGCGCAACAACGACCTGGCCGCCGCCGCCATCCGCGTGCGCCGCGCCCAGTTGCAGGCGGGCCTGGCGCAGGACCAGCTGATTCCGCAGCTGTCCGGCAACGGCAGCGTGACGCGCACGCGCAACCTGCGCGGCGAACGCGAGATCACGCGCACCAATAGCGCCGAACTGTCGATTGGCTACGAGGTCGACCTGTGGGGCAAGCTGTCGCGCCAGCTCGACGCCGCCGAATGGGAAGCACTGGCCAGCGAACAGGACCGCCAGAGTTCGGCGCTGTCGCTGGTGGGCACCACGGCCACGCTGTACTGGCAGACGGCCTTCATCAACCAGCGCATCGCCAGCAGCCTGGAGAGCATCGCCTACGCCCGCAAGACGCAGGACCTGGTGCGCGCGCAGTACGCCGCCGGGGGCGCCTCGGCGCTGGAACTGGCCGAGGCCGAGCAGACCGTGGCCAGCCAGCAGGCGGCGCACGCGCTGCTGGTGCAGCAGCGGGTGGAGTACGTCAATGCGCTGACGATCCTGTTCGATGGCCCGCCCGACCGTGTCATGGCCGATCCGCAGCGCCTGCCGCAATACCCGCTGCCGCAGGCGCGCGAAGGCGTGCCGGCCGAACTGCTGGGCCGCCGCCCCGACTTGCGCGCCGCCGAACTGCGCCTGCGCGAGTCGCTGTCGAACATCGACGCCGCGCGCGCGAGCTTCTATCCGACGCTGAACTTGACCGGCGCGCTGGGCAGCACCAGCCCGACGTTGTCGAATGTGCTGCAGAACCCGGTGGGCACGCTGACGGGGGCGCTGACGCTGCCGTTCCTGCAATTCAACCGCCTGAATCTGAATCTGAAGGTGTCGCGCACGGATTTCGATGAGCGGGTGGTGTCGTTCCGGCAGGCCTTGTACCAGGCGATGGCGGACGTCGAGAACGCACTCTCGAACCGCACTCAGTTGCGCCTGCAGGCGGAGCAGTTGGAGACGTCGTTGAAGGCGGCGCGCGAGGCCGAGCGCCTTTACGAAGTGCGCTACCGCGCCGGTTCGGTGTCGTTGCGGTTCTGGCTGGATGCGCAGGAAAAGCGGCGGGCGGCGGAAATCGCGCGGGATGAGAATGGCCTGAATCGCCTGGTGAATCAGGTGAAGGTCTATCAGGCGCTGGGCGGCGATGATGAAGCCCTGCCGGTGAACGATTCCGTCGGCATGAACGGGCGGTGA
- a CDS encoding MacB family efflux pump subunit, whose amino-acid sequence MAEPLISLSGVRREFPAGEQTIAVLKDINLTIEAGEMVAIVGASGSGKSTLMNILGCLDRATSGDYRVSGRSTGELDPDELAELRREHFGFIFQRYHLLSDLTAQGNVEVPAVYAGKRREARLARAAELLERLGLGERTGHRPGQLSGGQQQRVSIARALMNGGDIILADEPTGALDTHTGQEVLRILEELNAAGHTIILVTHDMNVARHAQRIIEISDGEIVSDQRNPDAPRIEVAREEAAPLPPRPAWQAYLDRCGEALRMALLAMNAHRLRTSLTMLGIIIGIAAVVSVVALGEGSRQKILEDISEIGTNTVEVFPGKDFGDEKAVNIRTLVPADAEALSRESYVDSVTPEVSTSSTLRYRNVAVNGSIQGVGEQYFRVRAVKLAQGKFFDTTSVARRAQEVVIDESTRKALFGSHTDPIGQIVFLGSMPARVIGVTKKNDTVFGNNETLNVWIPYTTALSRVLGQQHLKSITVRVNDAAPPAAAEQAITKVLLRRHVVKDFFVFNTDAIRKTIERTTATMTLLVSLIALISLMVGGIGVMNIMLVSVTERTREIGVRMAVGARRSDIMQQFLIEAVLVCLIGGAVGIALSLGLGVLVSKATGGSFRMIYSTTSMVAAFTCSTLIGVLFGYLPARNAARLDPVEALARE is encoded by the coding sequence ATGGCCGAACCGTTGATTTCGCTGTCGGGGGTACGGCGCGAGTTTCCCGCGGGCGAGCAGACCATCGCCGTCCTCAAGGACATCAACCTGACCATCGAGGCCGGGGAGATGGTGGCCATCGTCGGCGCGTCCGGGTCGGGCAAGTCGACCCTGATGAACATCCTGGGCTGCCTGGACCGCGCCACCAGCGGCGACTACCGCGTCAGCGGCCGCAGCACCGGCGAACTGGACCCGGACGAGCTGGCCGAACTGCGCCGCGAGCATTTCGGTTTCATCTTCCAGCGCTACCATCTGCTGTCCGACCTGACGGCGCAGGGCAACGTCGAAGTGCCGGCCGTCTACGCCGGCAAGCGCCGCGAGGCGCGGCTGGCGCGCGCCGCCGAACTGCTCGAACGCCTGGGGCTGGGCGAACGCACCGGCCACCGTCCCGGCCAGTTGTCCGGCGGCCAGCAGCAGCGCGTGAGTATCGCCCGCGCGCTGATGAACGGCGGCGACATCATCCTGGCCGACGAGCCGACCGGCGCGCTGGACACGCACACCGGCCAGGAAGTGCTGCGCATCCTGGAAGAACTGAACGCCGCCGGCCACACCATCATCCTGGTCACGCACGACATGAACGTGGCGCGGCACGCGCAGCGCATCATCGAGATCAGCGACGGCGAGATCGTCTCGGACCAGCGCAATCCCGACGCGCCCCGCATCGAGGTGGCGCGAGAAGAAGCCGCGCCGCTGCCGCCGCGGCCGGCCTGGCAGGCCTACCTGGACCGCTGCGGCGAAGCGCTGCGCATGGCGCTGCTGGCCATGAACGCGCACCGCCTGCGCACCTCGCTGACCATGCTGGGCATCATCATCGGCATCGCCGCGGTGGTGTCGGTGGTGGCGCTGGGCGAGGGCTCGCGCCAGAAGATCCTGGAAGATATCAGCGAGATCGGCACCAACACCGTCGAGGTATTCCCCGGCAAGGACTTCGGCGACGAGAAGGCCGTCAACATCCGCACCCTGGTGCCGGCCGACGCCGAGGCGCTGTCGCGCGAATCCTATGTGGACAGCGTCACGCCCGAGGTCTCCACCAGCAGCACGCTGCGCTATCGCAACGTAGCGGTGAACGGCTCGATCCAGGGCGTGGGCGAGCAGTACTTCCGGGTGCGCGCGGTCAAGCTGGCGCAGGGCAAATTCTTCGACACCACCAGCGTGGCGCGGCGCGCCCAGGAAGTGGTGATCGACGAAAGCACTCGCAAGGCCCTGTTCGGCTCGCACACCGACCCCATCGGCCAGATCGTGTTCCTGGGGTCGATGCCGGCGCGGGTGATCGGCGTCACCAAGAAGAACGACACCGTGTTCGGCAACAACGAAACGCTGAACGTGTGGATTCCCTACACCACGGCGCTGTCGCGCGTGCTGGGGCAGCAGCATCTCAAGAGCATCACGGTGCGCGTCAACGACGCCGCGCCGCCGGCCGCGGCCGAGCAGGCCATCACCAAGGTGCTGCTGCGTCGCCACGTGGTGAAGGACTTCTTCGTCTTCAACACCGACGCGATCCGCAAAACCATCGAGCGCACCACCGCGACCATGACGCTGCTGGTGTCGTTGATCGCGCTGATCTCGCTGATGGTGGGCGGCATCGGCGTCATGAACATCATGCTGGTGTCGGTCACCGAGCGCACCCGCGAGATCGGCGTGCGCATGGCGGTGGGCGCGCGGCGCAGCGACATCATGCAGCAGTTCCTGATCGAGGCGGTGCTGGTCTGCCTGATCGGCGGCGCCGTGGGCATCGCGTTGTCGCTGGGCCTGGGCGTGCTGGTGTCGAAGGCCACCGGCGGCTCGTTCCGCATGATCTATTCGACCACGTCGATGGTGGCGGCGTTCACCTGCTCGACGCTGATCGGCGTGTTGTTCGGCTACTTACCGGCGCGCAATGCGGCGCGCCTGGATCCCGTCGAGGCGCTGGCCCGGGAATGA
- a CDS encoding efflux RND transporter periplasmic adaptor subunit, whose product MKKPRSKVKRYVLIAVVLLILAFGIRAAFFSSPPPPTFAVAEVVRGNLEDSVLASGTMDAIQRVSVGAQATGQLKSLKVALGDRVSRGQLVAEIDDMTQQNDLRNAQAALQTRRAERAAKVATLKQAELAFRRQRQMLAADASSREAYENAEATLGVTRAEIVALDAQIAQAEIEVDKAKVNLGYTRIVSPIDGVVVAVVTKEGQTVNSFQSAPTIIKVAQVATMTIKAQISEADVTRVKPGLPVYFTILGEPDQRYHAELRAVEPAPDSIQKDDATASLTSSSSSSTSAAVYYNGLFDVPNPDEKLRISMTAQVSIVLGEARDAVVVPASALGRRGKDGRYEVRVVGKNNQTETRQVKIGMNNNVQAQVLEGLEVGERVVSADAAPVAAAAGR is encoded by the coding sequence ATGAAAAAGCCTCGCAGCAAAGTCAAACGCTACGTCCTGATCGCCGTCGTTCTCCTGATCCTCGCCTTCGGCATCCGCGCCGCCTTTTTCTCATCGCCGCCGCCGCCCACCTTCGCCGTGGCCGAAGTCGTGCGCGGCAACCTCGAAGACAGCGTGCTGGCCAGCGGCACGATGGATGCCATCCAGCGCGTCAGCGTCGGCGCGCAGGCCACCGGCCAGTTGAAATCGCTGAAAGTGGCGCTGGGCGACCGCGTCAGCCGCGGGCAGCTGGTCGCCGAAATCGACGACATGACCCAGCAGAACGACCTGCGCAACGCCCAGGCCGCCTTGCAGACCCGCCGCGCCGAGCGCGCCGCCAAGGTCGCCACCCTGAAACAGGCCGAACTGGCCTTCCGCCGCCAGCGCCAGATGCTGGCGGCCGACGCCAGCTCGCGCGAGGCCTATGAAAACGCCGAGGCCACCCTGGGCGTGACGCGCGCCGAGATCGTCGCGCTGGACGCCCAGATCGCCCAGGCCGAGATCGAGGTGGACAAGGCCAAGGTCAACCTGGGCTACACCCGCATCGTCTCGCCGATCGACGGCGTGGTGGTGGCGGTGGTGACCAAGGAAGGCCAGACCGTCAACTCGTTCCAGAGCGCGCCCACCATCATCAAGGTGGCCCAGGTGGCCACCATGACGATCAAGGCGCAGATCTCCGAGGCCGACGTCACCCGGGTCAAGCCGGGCCTGCCGGTGTACTTCACCATCCTGGGCGAACCCGACCAGCGCTACCACGCCGAGCTGCGCGCGGTCGAGCCGGCGCCCGACTCGATCCAGAAGGACGACGCCACCGCGTCGCTGACCTCGTCCAGCTCCAGCTCGACCAGCGCGGCGGTCTATTACAACGGCCTGTTCGACGTGCCCAACCCGGACGAGAAGCTGCGCATCTCCATGACGGCGCAGGTCTCGATCGTGCTGGGCGAGGCGCGCGACGCCGTGGTGGTGCCGGCCTCGGCCCTGGGCAGGCGCGGCAAGGACGGCCGCTACGAGGTCCGGGTGGTCGGCAAGAACAACCAGACCGAGACCCGCCAGGTCAAGATCGGCATGAACAACAACGTGCAGGCGCAGGTGCTGGAAGGCCTGGAGGTGGGCGAGCGCGTGGTGTCGGCCGATGCCGCGCCGGTGGCCGCCGCAGCGGGACGCTGA
- a CDS encoding MFS transporter, with protein MSNSPPSPSSNSAAPEFSGAALLCVLAMLNHVALTGGRITVSLTALQMGLSTFKVGTLVAVFAVLPMLFSVRAGRWVDRVGIVRPLVTGTTLVAVGTALPFLSQTQFALLVASCCIGIGFMLHQVATQDLLGHAEPTQRLRNFSLMSLALAGSGFSGPLIAGLAIDNLGTRLAFGLLTLGPLLSAGGLYMLRHQLRAVDSQLAGAKEAERRRVTELLAVPALRRILMVNTILSGAWDTHLFVVPIFGVAIGLSATTIGIILASFAAATFIIRLVLPFIQRRVRSWTLVRVAMATAAIDFMLYPLFTDVSILIVLSFILGLALGCCQPSMLSLLHQHSPPGRAAEAVGLRMALINGSQVSLPLTFGALGAVIGVAPLFWAYSVALMAGGWANRNPPLESDRKP; from the coding sequence GTGTCCAATTCGCCCCCCTCCCCCTCTTCAAACAGCGCCGCCCCGGAGTTTTCCGGGGCGGCGCTGTTGTGCGTGCTGGCCATGCTGAACCACGTGGCGCTTACCGGGGGACGGATCACTGTCTCCCTGACGGCGCTGCAGATGGGGCTGTCGACCTTCAAGGTGGGCACGCTGGTGGCCGTGTTCGCGGTGCTGCCGATGCTGTTCTCGGTGCGCGCCGGCCGCTGGGTCGACCGGGTCGGCATCGTCCGCCCGCTGGTCACCGGCACCACGCTGGTCGCGGTCGGCACCGCGCTGCCATTCCTGTCGCAGACCCAGTTCGCCCTGCTGGTTGCATCCTGTTGCATCGGCATCGGCTTCATGCTGCACCAGGTTGCCACCCAGGACCTGCTGGGCCACGCCGAGCCGACCCAGCGCCTGCGCAATTTCTCGCTGATGTCGCTGGCATTGGCCGGCTCCGGGTTCTCGGGGCCGCTGATCGCCGGGCTGGCGATCGACAACCTGGGCACCCGCCTGGCTTTCGGCCTGCTGACCCTGGGGCCGCTGCTGTCGGCCGGCGGTCTGTACATGCTGCGTCACCAATTGCGCGCGGTGGATTCGCAACTGGCCGGCGCCAAGGAAGCCGAACGGCGCCGCGTCACCGAATTGCTGGCCGTGCCGGCGCTGCGCCGCATCCTGATGGTCAACACCATCCTGTCGGGCGCCTGGGACACGCACCTGTTCGTGGTGCCGATCTTCGGCGTCGCCATCGGCCTGTCCGCCACCACCATCGGCATCATTCTTGCCTCGTTCGCGGCGGCAACGTTCATCATCCGGCTGGTATTGCCCTTCATCCAGCGCCGCGTGCGGTCCTGGACACTGGTGCGGGTGGCCATGGCCACGGCCGCCATCGACTTCATGCTTTACCCGCTGTTCACCGACGTTAGCATCCTGATCGTGCTGTCGTTCATCCTGGGGCTTGCGCTGGGATGCTGCCAACCGAGTATGCTGTCGTTGCTGCACCAGCATTCGCCGCCGGGCCGCGCCGCCGAAGCCGTGGGCTTGCGGATGGCGCTGATCAACGGCTCGCAGGTCTCCCTGCCGCTGACATTCGGCGCGCTGGGCGCGGTCATCGGCGTCGCCCCGCTGTTCTGGGCCTATTCCGTGGCCCTGATGGCCGGAGGCTGGGCCAATCGCAACCCCCCGCTCGAATCTGACCGGAAACCGTAG
- a CDS encoding gamma-glutamylcyclotransferase codes for MNMQSPPPVAGASLPFRLWTPEERQASLRTALQHWRDGEDVWVYGYGSLIWRPDFDFEERRLATLRGHHRALCLWSRVNRGTPECPGLVFGLDRGGSCRGVVYRLSGSQVPAYFPALWDREMSTGAYLPRWINCSTEDGPVRALVFIMNRDNPAYIRALPDAELLAIVRRAAGRYGPCTEYVVQTAQALRAAGIHDARLDAIARRLEQDSQTLPEGA; via the coding sequence GTGAACATGCAGTCCCCCCCTCCCGTGGCCGGCGCCAGCCTGCCATTCCGCCTGTGGACGCCCGAAGAACGGCAAGCCTCGCTGCGGACCGCCCTGCAACACTGGCGCGACGGCGAGGATGTCTGGGTCTACGGTTACGGATCGCTGATCTGGCGCCCCGATTTCGATTTCGAGGAACGCCGCCTGGCCACCCTGCGCGGCCACCACCGCGCGCTGTGCCTGTGGTCGCGGGTCAACCGCGGCACGCCGGAATGCCCCGGCCTGGTGTTCGGCCTGGATCGCGGCGGCTCCTGCCGCGGGGTGGTCTACCGCCTGTCGGGCAGCCAGGTGCCGGCCTACTTCCCCGCCCTGTGGGACCGCGAGATGTCCACCGGCGCCTATCTGCCGCGCTGGATCAACTGCAGCACCGAGGACGGACCGGTCCGCGCCCTGGTGTTCATCATGAACCGGGACAACCCGGCCTACATCCGCGCCCTGCCCGACGCCGAACTGCTCGCCATCGTGCGCCGGGCCGCCGGCCGCTACGGCCCCTGCACCGAATACGTGGTGCAGACCGCCCAGGCGCTGCGCGCCGCGGGTATCCACGACGCCCGCCTGGACGCCATCGCCCGGCGCCTGGAACAGGACAGCCAGACCCTGCCCGAGGGCGCCTGA
- the pdxH gene encoding pyridoxamine 5'-phosphate oxidase, whose amino-acid sequence MSVSDLRQSYEKNVLLESEAAASPFEQFTRWFDEALAAKVPEPNAMTLATVDADGQPSARIVLIKGFDEHGFTFFTNYESRKGTDLLAEPRACLLFFWQPLERQVRIEGVVEKVPAEESDAYYHSRPAGSRIGAWASRQSQPITRAELEAREQEFRARYGDQPPRPPHWGGYRLKPTAMEFWQGRPSRLHDRLRYVADGQGWKIERLSP is encoded by the coding sequence ATGTCTGTCTCCGATCTGCGTCAAAGCTACGAAAAGAACGTGCTGCTGGAAAGCGAGGCCGCCGCCTCCCCGTTCGAGCAGTTCACTCGCTGGTTCGACGAGGCCCTGGCCGCCAAGGTGCCCGAGCCCAATGCCATGACCCTGGCCACCGTCGACGCCGACGGCCAGCCCAGCGCCCGCATCGTCCTGATCAAGGGGTTCGACGAGCACGGCTTCACGTTCTTCACCAATTACGAATCGCGCAAGGGCACCGACCTGCTGGCCGAGCCGCGCGCCTGCCTGCTGTTCTTCTGGCAACCGCTCGAGCGCCAGGTGCGCATCGAGGGCGTGGTGGAAAAAGTGCCGGCCGAGGAATCGGACGCCTACTATCACAGCCGCCCGGCCGGTTCGCGCATCGGCGCCTGGGCCTCGCGCCAGAGCCAGCCCATCACCCGCGCCGAACTCGAAGCCCGCGAGCAGGAATTCCGCGCCCGCTACGGCGACCAGCCGCCGCGCCCGCCGCACTGGGGCGGCTACCGCCTCAAGCCCACCGCGATGGAGTTCTGGCAAGGCCGGCCCTCGCGCCTGCACGACCGCCTGCGCTACGTCGCCGACGGCCAGGGCTGGAAGATCGAACGCCTGTCGCCTTGA
- a CDS encoding flavin reductase family protein — protein sequence MPASSPDFDAAFFRTALGRYATGVTVVTTADLDGAPIGLTVSSFNSVSLNPPLVLWSLSRNSSSLAAFEQCQRYVVNVLSAEQIALARRFATGKTPDRYAGLTVHHAPGGTPMLDGHCAAWFECHNRSRYVEGDHVIMVGEVERCGHSGEPPLVFHAGGFDLTPAGARADRKTP from the coding sequence ATGCCAGCCTCCTCCCCTGATTTCGACGCTGCCTTCTTCCGCACCGCGCTGGGCCGTTACGCCACCGGCGTCACGGTCGTGACCACCGCCGACCTCGATGGCGCCCCCATCGGGCTCACGGTCAGTTCGTTCAACTCGGTGTCCCTGAATCCGCCGCTGGTGCTGTGGAGCCTGTCGCGCAATTCCTCGTCGCTGGCCGCCTTCGAGCAGTGCCAGCGCTACGTGGTCAACGTGCTGAGCGCCGAACAGATCGCGCTGGCGCGGCGCTTCGCCACCGGCAAGACGCCCGACCGCTACGCCGGCCTGACCGTGCACCACGCGCCGGGCGGCACGCCGATGCTGGACGGCCATTGCGCCGCTTGGTTCGAATGCCACAACCGCAGCCGCTATGTCGAGGGAGATCACGTCATCATGGTCGGAGAAGTCGAACGTTGCGGCCATAGCGGCGAACCGCCGCTGGTGTTCCATGCGGGCGGCTTCGACCTGACGCCGGCCGGCGCCCGCGCCGACAGGAAGACGCCGTGA
- a CDS encoding NAD(P)/FAD-dependent oxidoreductase, protein MSAVDVDCVVIGAGVVGLAIARALAQSGREVLVAEATEAIGTGTSSRNSEVIHAGIYYPAGSLKARLCVRGKHLLYAYCAERGIPHKRLGKLIVATSAEQAAQLEGIAQRARANGVDDLQFISGEDAMRLEPALRCTAALVSPSTGIVDSHALMLAYQGDAENAGAQCVFHTPLVSGRVRPEGGFDLQFGGDDAMSLSCNVLINSAGLQAPALARRIDGVPAASIPTDYLCKGSYFTLSGRAPFSRLIYPVPQHAGLGVHLTLDMGGQAKFGPDTEWVGTEDYTLDPARAEVFYAAVRSYWPALPDEALAPGYTGIRPKISGPHEPAADFVIAGPAAHGVRGLVNLFGIESPGLTSSLALAEETLARLADDASSHPSH, encoded by the coding sequence GTGAGCGCCGTCGACGTCGATTGCGTCGTCATCGGCGCCGGCGTGGTCGGCCTGGCCATCGCCCGCGCCCTGGCCCAGTCCGGCCGCGAAGTGCTGGTGGCCGAGGCCACCGAGGCCATCGGCACCGGCACCAGCTCGCGCAACTCGGAAGTCATCCACGCCGGCATCTATTACCCGGCGGGCAGCCTCAAGGCCCGCCTCTGCGTGCGCGGCAAGCACCTGCTGTACGCCTATTGCGCCGAGCGCGGCATTCCGCACAAGCGGCTGGGCAAGCTGATCGTGGCCACCAGCGCGGAGCAGGCCGCCCAGCTCGAAGGCATCGCGCAGCGCGCCCGCGCCAACGGCGTGGACGACCTGCAGTTCATTTCCGGCGAAGACGCCATGCGGCTGGAGCCGGCGCTGCGCTGCACGGCGGCGCTGGTGTCGCCATCCACCGGCATCGTCGACAGCCATGCGCTGATGCTGGCCTACCAGGGCGACGCCGAGAATGCCGGCGCGCAGTGCGTGTTCCATACGCCGCTGGTGTCCGGCCGGGTGCGCCCCGAAGGCGGCTTCGACCTGCAGTTCGGCGGCGATGACGCCATGAGCCTGAGCTGCAACGTGCTGATCAATTCGGCCGGCCTGCAGGCGCCGGCCCTGGCGCGCCGCATCGACGGCGTGCCCGCCGCCAGCATCCCCACCGATTACCTGTGCAAGGGCAGCTATTTCACGCTGTCCGGCCGCGCCCCGTTCTCGCGCCTGATCTATCCGGTGCCGCAACACGCCGGCCTGGGCGTGCACCTGACGCTCGACATGGGCGGGCAGGCCAAGTTCGGCCCCGACACCGAATGGGTCGGCACCGAGGACTACACCCTCGACCCGGCCCGCGCCGAGGTCTTCTACGCCGCCGTGCGCAGCTACTGGCCGGCCCTGCCGGACGAGGCGCTGGCGCCCGGCTACACCGGCATCCGCCCCAAGATCTCCGGGCCGCACGAACCGGCCGCCGACTTCGTCATCGCCGGCCCCGCCGCCCATGGCGTGCGCGGCCTGGTGAACCTGTTTGGCATAGAATCGCCCGGCCTGACCTCCAGCCTGGCGCTGGCCGAGGAAACCCTGGCGCGGCTGGCCGACGACGCTTCTTCCCATCCTTCCCACTGA